Proteins encoded together in one Benincasa hispida cultivar B227 chromosome 1, ASM972705v1, whole genome shotgun sequence window:
- the LOC120072825 gene encoding probable pectinesterase/pectinesterase inhibitor 34, whose translation MGYGRLNESDPGGTSSAAFQLSDHPISFPTPSRSRAQLFLISLLSLLLIVAAAVSATFLIGIRTASPARSDRNLPRKPTQAISKACSRTRFPSLCVNSLLDFPGSLNANEQDLVHISFNITLQHLNKALYLSSEISSLQMDLRVRSAYDACLELLDDSVDALTRSLQSVAPSSSSGTPQRLGSSEDVITWLSAALTNQDTCTDGFSELSGTVKNQMADKLHNLSELVSNCLALFSGSETSDFSGVPIQNKRRLMNAGDNEDTSGNFPGWMSRRERRLLTLPVGALQADIVVSQNGNGTVKTIAEAIKKAPQYSSRRTIIYVMAGRYEEKNLKVGRKKTNLMFVGDGKGKTVISGAKSIFDNVTTFHTASFAATGAGIILRDMTFENWAGPGRHQAVALRVGADHAVVYRCNIIGYQDTLYVHSNRQFYRECDIYGTVDFIFGNAAVVFQNCSIYARKAMALQKNTITAQNRKDPNQNTGISIHACRILATSDLASSNSSNPTYLGRPWKLYSRVVYMLSYIGSHVHPRGWLEWNATFALDTLYYGEYMNYGPGGAVGQRVTWPGYRVITSTVEASKFTVAQFIYGSSWLPSTGVAFLGGLNV comes from the exons ATGGGCTACGGCAGGCTCAACGAATCCGACCCCGGCGGCACTTCCTCCGCCGCCTTCCAACTCTCCGACCACCCCATTTCATTTCCCACCCCTAGTCGAAGCAGAGCACAACTTTTCCTTATTTCCCTTCTCTCCCTCCTTCTCATCGTCGCCGCCGCCGTCTCCGCCACGTTTCTCATCGGCATCCGAACCGCCTCCCCGGCTCGATCCGACCGAAATCTCCCTCGCAAACCGACTCAGGCTATTTCCAAAGCTTGTAGCCGAACTCGCTTCCCGAGTCTCTGTGTCAACTCCCTCCTCGATTTCCCTGGTTCTCTCAACGCCAACGAACAAGATCTCGTCCACATTTCCTTCAATATCACTCTTCAGCATCTCAACAAAGCTCTCTATTTGTCCTCTGAGATTTCCTCTCTTCAAATGGATCTTCGTGTTCGTTCCGCTTACGATGCTTGTCTTGAACTCCTTGACGATTCCGTCGACGCTCTTACGCGTTCCTTACAGTCCGTCGCGCCATCTTCCTCATCCGGTACACCACAGCGCCTTGGCTCATCCGAAGACGTCATTACCTGGCTTAGCGCTGCCCTTACTAATCAAGACACATGTACGGACGGATTCTCTGAGCTCTCCGGTACTGTCAAAAACCAAATGGCTGATAAACTTCACAATTTGTCCGAACTCGTTAGCAATTGCTTGGCGCTGTTTTCCGGTAGTGAAACGAGCGATTTCTCCGGAGTGCCGATTCAGAACAAACGACGGTTGATGAACGCCGGAGACAACGAGGATACTTCCGGTAACTTCCCCGGGTGGATGAGTCGGAGAGAGAGGAGGTTACTGACGTTGCCGGTGGGAGCGTTACAAGCCGATATTGTGGTTTCTCAGAACGGTAACGGAACGGTGAAGACGATCGCCGAAGCGATCAAAAAGGCGCCGCAGTACAGTAGTAGAAGGACGATCATATACGTGATGGCAGGAAg GTACGAAGAGAAGAATCTGAAAGTGGGGAGAAAGAAAACGAACCTCATGTTTGTTGGAGATGGCAAGGGTAAAACTGTCATTTCGGGTGCTAAAAGTATCTTTGATAATGTGACAACTTTTCACACGGCGTCGTTTG CGGCTACCGGCGCCGGTATAATCTTGAGGGACATGACATTTGAGAATTGGGCTGGACCGGGGCGACACCAGGCGGTTGCGCTTCGAGTCGGCGCCGACCATGCAGTGGTGTACCGCTGCAACATAATCGGGTATCAAGACACTCTCTACGTTCATTCGAACCGTCAATTTTACAGAGAGTGCGACATTTACGGGACGGTGGATTTCATCTTCGGGAATGCGGCGGTGGTGTTTCAGAACTGCAGCATTTACGCTCGAAAGGCAATGGCGCTTCAAAAGAACACAATCACGGCCCAAAACCGGAAAGATCCGAATCAGAACACCGGAATTTCAATCCACGCCTGCCGGATTTTGGCCACCTCCGATCTAGCATCGTCCAACAGCTCTAACCCGACGTATCTGGGCCGTCCGTGGAAATTATACTCTAGAGTCGTGTATATGTTATCGTACATAGGGAGCCACGTGCATCCACGCGGTTGGTTGGAGTGGAACGCCACGTTTGCATTGGACACGTTGTATTACGGTGAGTATATGAATTATGGGCCGGGTGGGGCGGTGGGCCAGAGGGTGACGTGGCCTGGGTATCGTGTCATAACGTCCACGGTGGAGGCGAGTAAGTTCACGGTGGCTCAGTTCATTTACGGCTCCTCGTGGTTGCCGTCCACCGGAGTTGCATTCCTCGGAGGGCTAAATGTGTAA